From Rhododendron vialii isolate Sample 1 chromosome 10a, ASM3025357v1, the proteins below share one genomic window:
- the LOC131303351 gene encoding bidirectional sugar transporter SWEET1-like, with protein sequence MGGTDTAHFVFGILGDATGLLLFLAPLITFKRIVMNKSTEQFSGIPYVMTLLNCLLSSWYGLPFISPNNMLVSTINGTGAVIEAIYVLIFVIYAPKKEKGKILGLLTFVLSVFASVALISMLALQTKNNKKIFCGFAASIFSIIMYGSPLSIMRTVIKTKSVEYMPFFLSLFVFLCGTSWFIFGLLGKDPFVAVPNGFGSGLGAIQLILYAIYRDNKVEAKKLGPDESLEMGLAKPDAQQQPAARPDEEKQSNTQLSVNGHV encoded by the exons ATGGGTGGCACTGATACCGCGCATTTCGTGTTCGGAATCCTTG GAGATGCTACCGGGCTTTTGCTGTTTTTGGCACCATT GATTACGTTTAAGAGGATCGTGATGAACAAATCCACTGAACAATTCTCTGGCATTCCCTACGTCATGACCCTACTCAATTGCTTGCTTTCTTCTTG GTACGGCCTGCCTTTTATTTCACCAAACAACATGCTTGTCTCGACAATCAACGGGACTGGTGCAGTCATTGAGGCCATCTATGTGCTAATTTTCGTCATCTATGCACCCAAGAAAGAGAAGGGCAAAATCTTGGGACTCCTCACATTTGTGCTCAGTGTGTTCGCCTCGGTCGCCCTCATCTCTATGCTGGCCCTTCAAactaaaaataacaaaaaaatcttcTGTGGTTTTGCGGCCTCCATCTTCTCCATCATCATGTACGGGTCCCCTTTATCCATCATG AGAACAGTGATCAAGACGAAGAGCGTGGAATACATGCCGTTTTTCTTGTCACTGTTTGTGTTCTTATGTGGCACTTCCTGGTTCATCTTTGGACTGCTAGGAAAGGATCCTTTTGTTGct GTGCCTAATGGTTTTGGTAGCGGGTTAGGAGCAATTCAGCTGATCTTATATGCCATTTACCGCGACAACAAGGTTGAAGCCAAGAAACTTGGTCCCGATGAATCGCTGGAGATGGGCCTTGCCAAACCAGATGCCCAGCAACAGCCTGCAGCCCGGCCTGATGAAGAGAAGCAATCAAACACACAGCTATCTGTAAACGGACACGTCTAG
- the LOC131303350 gene encoding pentatricopeptide repeat-containing protein At3g09040, mitochondrial, translated as MAKRAYSRLLHKPNSCTVPQETRHAHLCSELYSTSEYHIHTHLLNTCIHQCKQIQSRRLFDEMPERLSLASKTSKVVHSQSLKLGIGSQGRLGNAIVDLYAKCGNIEFAEKAFHRLESVDLCAWNSILSLYSRQGLLDQALWHFGSMRNCGVGPNQYTFAVLLSVCGRLMDAEFGKQVHCNVIKTGFEFNSFCEGSLIDLYAKLNYVIDARRIFDAAEEPDTVSWTAIIFGYVQAGLPEEAVKLFEDMQKLSCFPDQVAFVTVISAFLELGRLDDACQLFARMPNPNAVAWNVMISGHAKRGYEWEAVKLFQNMRIACVRSTRSTLGSVLSAIAGMVNLEYGLQVHAQATKQGFDSNVYVGSSLINMYAKCQKMEDAKRVFGPFDEKNVVLWNAMLGGYLQNGYAGEVMELFFSMRVSGFHPDEFTYTSILSACGCLENLGMGQQLHSYIIKNKLEDNLFVGNALVDMYAKSGALDYARRKFELLKNRDNVSWNAIIVGYVQDEKEDEAFKLFERMTSDGITPDEVSLASILSACANLRALDRGKQVHCLSVRYGLETSLYAGSSLIDMYAKCGAIATAYEVFISMPERSVISANALIAGYAQHNLEKAVYLLHDMLAEGLKPSEITFAYLLDACTGPSTLNLGRLIHCFILKAGLAYEDDFLSISLLGMYMCSQGKIDANILFSELPNPKSAVLWTAIISGHAQNDCSEEALQFYLEMRRQNAMPDQATFASVLRACSLLASLRDGREVHSLIFHTGFDLDELTSSALIDMYAKCGDVQSSIQIFTEMDTKNDVISWNSMIVAFGKNGYAEDALRTFDKMKEAHVKPDDVTFLGVLTACSHAGRVFEGRQVYDIMINHYHIEPRPEHCACMIDLLGRWGFIDEAQEFIHELEFEPDAMMWATFLAACRLHGDDIRGQHAAEKLIELEPEKSSPYVLLSHIHAALGNWDGVNSVRRRMKEKGVRKFPGCSWIVVGEKTNLFIAGDKSHPSVDEIHKVLKDLTELMKDEDYFTKIECFVCNIED; from the coding sequence ATGGCCAAAAGAGCTTATTCCAGATTGCTACACAAACCAAATTCCTGTACAGTCCCACAAGAAACAAGGCATGCCCACTTATGCTCAGAACTATACTCAACTTCCGAGTACCACATACATACCCATCTCCTCAACACGTGCATCCACCAATGCAAACAAATTCAGTCCCGCCGGCTGTTCGACGAAATGCCCGAAAGGCTTTCACTTGCTTCGAAAACAAGTAAAGTGGTCCATTCACAGAGCTTGAAGCTTGGGATTGGATCACAAGGGAGGCTGGGTAATGCCATTGTGGATTTGTACGCCAAATGTGGCAATATTGAGTTTGCAGAAAAGGCATTCCATCGGCTAGAGAGTGTAGATTTATGTGCTTGGAACTCGATTTTATCGTTGTACTCGAGGCAGGGATTGCTTGATCAGGCTCTTTGGCATTTTGGGTCGATGAGGAATTGCGGGGTGGGGCCGAACCAATACACTTTTGCTGTTCTTTTATCTGTTTGTGGTAGACTGATGGATGCAGAGTTTGGGAAACAAGTCCATTGTAATGTTATCAAGACGGGGTTCGAGTTCAATTCATTTTGCGAAGGTTCTCTTATTGACCTGTATGCTAAACTCAATTATGTGATCGATGCTCGTAGGATTTTTGATGCTGCTGAGGAACCCGATACAGTTTCTTGGACTGCAATTATTTTTGGGTATGTTCAAGCTGGTTTGCCAGAGGAGGCAGTCAAATTGTTTGAAGATATGCAGAAACTAAGCTGTTTCCCTGACCAGGTAGCATTTGTGACTGTCATTAGTGCCTTTTTGGAGCTAGGAAGGCTTGATGATGCTTGCCAATTGTTTGCCCGGATGCCTAACCCAAATGCTGTGGCATGGAATGTGATGATTTCAGGGCATGCCAAGAGAGGTTATGAGTGGGAAGCTGTCAAATTGTTCCAAAACATGAGGATTGCTTGTGTTAGATCCACAAGATCCACATTGGGTAGTGTTTTGAGTGCCATTGCAGGAATGGTGAATCTTGAGTATGGATTGCAGGTTCATGCACAGGCTACGAAACAAGGGTTTGATTCTAATGTTTATGTGGGAAGTTCTCTAATTAATATGTATGCTAAGTGTCAGAAAATGGAGGACGCCAAGAGAGTTTTTGGTCCTTTTGATGAGAAGAATGTTGTGTTGTGGAATGCAATGCTTGGAGGTTATTTGCAGAATGGGTATGCCGGTGAAGTCATGGAGTTATTCTTTAGTATGAGGGTTTCGGGTTTCCATCCTGATGAATTTACCTATACTAGCATTCTGAGTGCATGTGGTTGCTTGGAAAACTTGGGAATGGGTCAGCAACTCCATTCGTATATAATCAAGAATAAACTTGAAGATAACTTATTTGTTGGAAATGCATTAGTAGATATGTATGCTAAATCTGGTGCTCTAGATTATGCAAGACGAAAATTCGAGCTACTGAAGAACCGCGATAATGTTTCTTGGAATGCAATTATAGTAGGCTACGTGCAGGACGAAAAAGAGGACGAGGCTTTCAAACTGTTTGAGAGAATGACATCGGATGGTATCACACCCGACGAAGTGTCCTTGGCCAGTATACTAAGTGCTTGTGCAAATCTCCGAGCGCTTGATCGAGGAAAGCAAGTACATTGTTTATCAGTCAGATATGGTTTAGAAACTAGCCTTTACGCTGGAAGCTCCCTTATTGACATGTATGCTAAGTGTGGGGCTATTGCCACTGCATATGAAGTTTTCATTTCCATGCCGGAGAGGAGTGTGATCTCCGCTAATGCTCTGATTGCTGGATATGCTCAACACAATTTAGAGAAAGCTGTATACCTGCTACATGATATGCTGGCTGAAGGTTTGAAGCCGTCTGAAATAACCTTTGCCTACCTTCTAGATGCATGCACTGGGCCTTCTACACTAAATCTTGGAAGGCTAATCCATTGCTTTATACTGAAAGCAGGGCTTGCATACGAGGATGATTTCTTGAGTATTTCCCTTTTGGGCATGTACATGTGTTCCCAAGGCAAAATAGATGCAAATATTCTTTTTTCAGAGCTCCCAAATCCAAAGAGTGCAGTGTTATGGACGGCTATCATTTCAGGACATGCTCAAAATGATTGCAGTGAGGAGGCTTTACAGTTTTACCTAGAAATGCGAAGGCAGAATGCCATGCCAGACCAAGCAACATTTGCCAGTGTCTTGAGAGCATGTTCGCTCTTAGCTTCTTTGAGAGATGGTAGAGAGGTTCATTCTCTCATTTTCCATACTGGTTTTGACTTGGATGAGTTAACGAGTAGTGCATTGATAGACATGTATGCAAAATGTGGGGATGTGCAAAGttcaattcaaatttttacAGAAATGGATACTAAAAATGATGTTATTTCTTGGAATTCGATGATAGTTGCATTCGGGAAAAATGGATATGCAGAAGATGCACTACGAACATTTGACAAAATGAAAGAGGCCCATGTGAAGCCCGATGATGTGACTTTCCTTGGTGTTCTCACTGCGTGTAGCCATGCAGGAAGGGTATTTGAAGGCCGCCAAGTCTATGATATCATGATCAATCACTATCATATTGAGCCAAGACCTGAGCATTGTGCCTGCATGATTGATCTTCTCGGCAGATGGGGCTTCATTGATGAAGCACAGGAGTTCATCCACGAACTTGAATTTGAACCCGATGCTATGATGTGGGCCACATTCCTTGCCGCTTGCAGACTACATGGGGATGACATAAGAGGGCAGCATGCAGCTGAGAAACTAATAGAGTTAGAACCCGAAAAATCTTCTCCCTACGTGCTGCTTTCTCACATACATGCTGCATTAGGGAACTGGGATGGGGTTAACTCTGTGAGGAGGAGGATGAAAGAAAAAGGTGTGAGGAAGTTCCCAGGGTGTAGCTGGATAGTAGTGGGAGAGAAGACAAATTTATTTATCGCAGGGGATAAGTCTCATCCCAGTGTTGATGAAATACATAAAGTTTTGAAGGACTTGACAGAACTAATGAAAGATGAGGATTACTTTACTAAAATTGAATGTTTTGTTTGCAACATCGAAGACTAA